CAGGAAACCCTCAGATTCAGGCTTTcatgttctttttgtttttaataatctaCCTTCTAACTCTTGTAGGAAACTCTGCCATTGTGGCCAGCCTACAGCTGAATCCAAACCTTTGCAGCCCAATGTACTTTTTTCTAGGTCAGCTGTCTTTCTTAGACATGTGCTACGTCACAGTGACCATCCCCAAGATGCTGGACAACCTTCTTTTGGGAAGTCAGGTGATCTCGTATAGCGGCTGTTTCACCCaacttttcttcttcatttcatTCGGCCAATCCGAGAGCTTCCTACTAGCTGTGATGGCTTACGACCGCTACGCCGCCATCTGTCACCCGCTACACTATGCGGACATCATAAGTCAAAGGGTTTGTATCCAGCTCACTGTGTTCTCCTGGTTGACAGGAGTTTTGAACTCGGTCCTCCATACTGGTTTGGCAGCTCGCTTATCATTTTGTTCATCGCACGAGATTTCACATTTCTTCTGTGACATAACACCTTTG
This window of the Spea bombifrons isolate aSpeBom1 chromosome 12, aSpeBom1.2.pri, whole genome shotgun sequence genome carries:
- the LOC128470537 gene encoding olfactory receptor 1361-like, which produces MENDNESSSRYFRLQGLSGNPQIQAFMFFLFLIIYLLTLVGNSAIVASLQLNPNLCSPMYFFLGQLSFLDMCYVTVTIPKMLDNLLLGSQVISYSGCFTQLFFFISFGQSESFLLAVMAYDRYAAICHPLHYADIISQRVCIQLTVFSWLTGVLNSVLHTGLAARLSFCSSHEISHFFCDITPLLRISCVSTFVNEVVIFVAGIFVVFTPFLCILVSYVHIIIAILMIPSAKGRQKTFSTCSSHLGVVCMFYGTILLMYMRPVSYAQDHDKIFAVLYTFITPLLNPFIYGLRNREIKETFKKSNWKALLAVRTY